The Amycolatopsis sp. DG1A-15b genome contains the following window.
AAAGTGAGCCGGGTCGCGACGCGGTCGACGGCGATGATCCGGGTCGACGGCGTCAGGTGGGCGGCCATGACCGCCGACAGGCCGACCGCGCCGGCGCCGGTGACCAGCAGCGTGGCGCCGGGGCGCGGGGCGAGGACGTTCCACACGGCGCCGGCGCCGGTCATGATGCCGCAGCCGAGCGGGGCCAGCAGGTCCAGCGGTGCGTCGGCGGCGACCTTGACGACGCTGCGTTCGTCGGCGACGGCGTGCCCGGCGAAGCTGGACTGGCCGAAGAAGTGCCCGCCGAGCGGGGTGCCGTCGCGGGAGATCGGGGTCGTGCCGTCCGGGCGCTGCCCGCCGAGCAGGTTGGCGGGCAGCCAGGTTTCGCAGTAGGCGGGGTGGCCGTCGCGGCAGTTCGCGCAGCCGCCGCAGGAGGTGTAGCTGAGCAGGACCCGGTCGCCGGCCCGCACGCGCGTGACCGCGGCACCGGTCTCCTCGACGATCCCGGCGCCTTCGTGGCCGAGCACGCCGGGCAGCGGAAAGGGCAGCGCGCCGGCGGCGACGCCGAGATCGGTGTGGCAGACGCCGGTGGCGACGACCCGGACCCGGACCTCGTCCGGGCGGAGCTCGTCGAGGGCCACTTCGCCGAGGGTGAAGCCGGCGCCGGCGGACTCCACGACGGCCGCGGTGGTGGTGGTCATGGGGATGCTCCTGGGTGGGCTCAGGCGAGGGAGATGACGACGGACTTCGTGCGCGTGTAGGCGTCGAGGGATTCGGGGCCGTATTCGCGGCCGAAGCCGGAGTCCTTCACCCCGCCGAAGGGGATCGCGGGGTCGAGCATCGCCCAGTCGTTGACCCAGACGATCCCGGCCTGCAGCCGTGCGGCGACGCGGTGCGCGCGGGCGAGGTTCGTCGTCTGCAGCCCGGCCGCGAGGCCGTAGGGTGTGCTGTTGGCCAGCGCGACCGCTTCGTCTTCGGACGTGAAGCGCTGGACGGTCAGCACGGGACCGAAGATCTCCTCCCGGATCACGCGGGAGCCGGCCGGCAGGTCCGCGATCACCGTGGGCTGGAAGAAGAACCCGCCCTCGATGTCCGGCCGGCCGCCGCCGGTGACGATCCGGCCGCCGTCGGCGCGGGCCTGCTCGACGTACTGCTCCACCTTCGCCCGGTGCCGCTCGCCCGCCATCGGGCCGACCACCGTCGCGGGGTCGAACGGGTCGCCGACCGGCACGTGCGGCACGGCTTCGGCGAGCGCGCCCAGGATCGTGTCGTACAGCGCGTCGGCGACGAGCAGCCGGGGCCCGCCCATGCAGAACTGGCCGGTGTTGAACACGAACCCCTTGATCGCCGCGGCGACCGCCTGCTCGACGTCGGCGTCCTCGAACACGATGTGCGCCGCGTTGCCGCCGAGTTCCAGGGTGACCGGCTTCAGGTGCTGCCCGGCCACGCCCGCCGCGTGCCGGCCGACCGCGGTGGAGCCGGTGAACGCGATCTTGTCCACCCCGGGGTGGCTCAGCAGGGTCTCCCCGATCTCCGAGCCGAAGCCGGTGACCACGTTGAGCACGCCGTCGGGCACGCCGGCCTCGGCGAGCAGCCCGGCCATCAGCAGCGCGCTGAGGGAGGTGTCTTCGGCCGGCTTGTGCACCACGGTGTTGCCGGCGGCCAGTGCCGGCGCGATCTTCGAGGTGGACAGGATCAGCGGGAAGTTGAACGGCGTGATCGCGGCGACCACGCCGAGCGGTTCGCGGCGAGTGTAGGCGTGCGCGGGGATCGGGATCTGCCGCGTCGCGCCGTCCAGGCCCTGCGCCAGGGCCGAGTAGTACTCGTACTGCTCGGCGACGGTCTCGACGTCGACGGCCCGGCACAGCGAGATCGGCTTGCCGACGTCGGCGCTTTCCAGGGCGGCGATCTCGTCGGCGCGGGCCCGCACCAGGTCCGCGACCCGGTGCAGCACGCGGGCCCGCTCCCGGGCCGGCGTCGCGGCCCAGCCCCCGGCGGCCTCCCGGGCCGCGGCCACCGCGGCGGTCACGTCGGCGGCCGTCCCGCGGGCGAGGGAGGTGAGGGTCTTGCCGGTGGCCGGGTCCACGGCGTCGAAGCGGTCCTCGGTCTCGGTCCACCGGCCGCCGATGAACAGCCGGCCCGGTTCGACGTCCGGGCGGGGCCGGGTGCCCGGCCTCTCCTCCACTGCGGTCATCGTCCGACTCCTCACTGAGCGACGGGTACATCAGGGCGACGGGTGCATCAGGGCAACGGGTATATCAGGAACCCTGAGATGAATCAGGATGCGATGGGGGGCCCGTCCTTGTCAAGGGGCCGGGTCCCGGGCCGGCCGCGGCAGGGTTTCCGGCGCAATTTTTTTGACCGTCCGTTAACCGATTCCCGTGTGGACGGACGAGTTTTTCAGCGGGGAACCGGATGTTTTCACCCGGGGCGGTCGAGGCGCGTAACGGCCGGGTGCGGCAGGCCGACTCCAGCGTGCCCGGGAATGGGCCGTGTCCATTCCGTCCGGCCCGCCGGGCGTGTCGGAAAAGAGGTCACCCGTGAACCCGAAGAACTTCCGGCGGTTCGCCCGCCGATCCCTGCCGCCCGGCGCCGCGGTGGCCGCCCTGCTGGCCGGCGCCGGTGTCGCCGTCGCCACCACCTTCGCCGCCGGGGTACCGGTCGCGGTGCCCGACCACCCGCTGGGCGGCGGAGCGGCGTGCGCCGCGCTCGTCGCGCAGCAGGAGGCCCGCGGCAGCGTGAACTACCCCGCGTCCGAGGTCGAGCCGTACGTCGCCGCCGACCCGGCCGACCCGCGCCACCTCGTCGGGTCGGCGCAGCAGGACCGCTGGAACGACGGCGGCTCGAACGGTCTCACCAACGTCGTGTCCCGCGACGGCGGGGCGACCTGGACGCCGGCCGCCGCGCAGCCGCCGTTCAGCATCTGCGGCGGCGCGACCGCCGGTTCGCCCGGCTACTTCCAGCGCACCACCGACCCGTGGGTGAGCTTCTCCGCCGACGGCCGGGTCGTGTACTCGATCGCGGACTCGTTCAACGCCGACGGCCCGGCGTTCGGCGGCGCGAGCGCGATCCTGATCAGCCGTTCGCTCGACGGCGGCGACCACTGGGAAACCCCGGTCGTCGCGCGCCTGGACACCTCGACGCAGGTGCTCAACGACAAGGAAACGGTGACCGCGGACCCGCTGCTCGCCGACCGCGCCTACGCGGTGTGGGACCAGCTGGTCTCGCCGCAGAGCAACGCCAACCCGAGCGCGTACAACCACGCGTTCACCTACCGCGGCCCCAGCTACTTCTCCCGCACCACCGACCGGGGGTCGACCTGGAGCACCGGCCGGATCATCTTCGACCCCGGGCAGAACGACCAGACGATCGGCAACCAGATCGTCGTGCCGACGACCGGTCCGGGGCGGGGCGTGCTGATCAACGGCTTCGACCTGATCACCAACAAGGGCGGCGCCTGCCTGTTCACCCACGGCGGGCAGCACTGCCACGGTTCGTCGACGTCGACGGCGGCGGTCGTCCGGTCCACCGACGGCGGCACGACGTGGTCCCGCGCCATCGGCATCGACACCCAGCACGTGGCCTCGGTGACGATCGCCGGTCACCCGGTCCGCTCCAGCGACGAGCTGCCCGAGTTCGCCGTCAACCCGGTCAACGGCTTCGTGTACGCGGTCTGGCAGGACTCCCGGTTCAGCGCCACCGGCGCGGCCAAGATCGCCTTCGCCCAGTCCGCCGACGGTGGATTGACGTGGGGTGACACGATCCGCGTCGACCAGTCGCCGGGGGACACGCCCGCGTTCGTGCCGCAGATCCGCGTCACTTCCGACGGCACGATCGGCCTGAGCTACTACGACCTGCAGAACGCGACGCCGGCGCGGCCGGGGCTCACCGACGCGTTCATCGCCCACTGCCACGCCGCGACGAGCGACTGCGGCAACCCGGCGAACTGGGCCGTCAACGGGCAGACGAAGCTGACCGCCACGCCGTTCGACTTCACCACCGCACCGGACGCCGGCGGCTACTTCCTCGGTGACTACTCCGGGCTCGCCGCAACGGGTCCGGCGCTGACCGCGTACTTCGGCGTCGCGCGGCCGGTGGCCGTGAGCGGGGCGTCGGACATCTTCGCCAACCACGCCGGTTAGCCGGTGACCGGGAACGGTGGCCCCGCTGCCGTTCCCGGTCGTGGTTCACCCGGATGGGTGGTTTGGCTGGCGCGCGTGCGGGCCGCGTGTGGAGGTGCGGGGTTCGGCCGTTGGCGGGGTTGCGCCGTTCGGATCAAGGACTACGCTGCTAAGTGCGGTCAAGCAGCATCCGTCCCCCGATTTGCCAGCGACCGAGCGGGTCGGTCGAGAACGACCCGCTCGTCACGTCATCTGCGAATGAGGCGTGGAATGTTAGTCGTCCAGCCCCCAGCGACGGCGATCCCCGTAGCGCCGTCGAAGCGCGAACAGCGCACTGCGTTCGACATCCAGGTCATCCGCCCGTACTTCGGCGCGGTCATGGTCCGCATCCGCGGCGCGCTCGACGCGGACAGCGCACCGCAGGTGCGTTCGGCGTTGAGCACGTGGGCGCACCGCCGGTTCCCGGTCCTGGTGCTCGACCTGTCCGAGGTCGACTTCCTCGACGCGGCGGGCCTCGCCGCCCTGGGCGGCATCCAGGCGCGGGTGGTCCGCGAGAACGCGACTCTGCGCATCGTCACGGGCGACAACCGCGTGGTGCGCCGGGCGTTGTCGGCCAGCGGGCTCGACCACGCGCTGAACGTCAGCCGCCTGCCGTCCGGGTGGGAACGCGCCACGGAGATCCCCAGCCAGAGCTGATCCTCGTCCGGCGGTCCCGCCGCCGGGCGGCCCGTGGCACCCTGGCGGCATGCGGGAACCGGGCGACGTCGAACCCGATCCGGCGGCCGGCACCCAGATCATGCTGGCCGAGTACGCGGCGCTGCGCGCCGAGGTCGGGCGGCGCGCGAACGTCCAGTGGAGCGTCTTCGCCCTGCAGCTGGCGTCGGCGGCCATCGCGAGTGTTGCCGTCGCGGCGACGTCGAACCTGGCCGTGCTGGTGCTCGTCCCGCTGTCCTCGTACCTGCTGGGCAGCCGGTACATCCTGCACGACTTCCACATCAAGCTGATCCGGCGCTACCTGCGGGAGTCCCTGTCCGAGCGGCTGGCGGGGCACATCCGGTGGGAAAGCTGGCGGTCCGCGGCGCTGGCCGCGCCCACGTCGCGCGGCTGGTTCAGCGTCACCGGCTGGAACTTCGCGCACCCCACCCGCCTCGCCTTCGAAGGCGTCGGACTGCTGGCCGTGC
Protein-coding sequences here:
- a CDS encoding aldehyde dehydrogenase family protein, with protein sequence MTAVEERPGTRPRPDVEPGRLFIGGRWTETEDRFDAVDPATGKTLTSLARGTAADVTAAVAAAREAAGGWAATPARERARVLHRVADLVRARADEIAALESADVGKPISLCRAVDVETVAEQYEYYSALAQGLDGATRQIPIPAHAYTRREPLGVVAAITPFNFPLILSTSKIAPALAAGNTVVHKPAEDTSLSALLMAGLLAEAGVPDGVLNVVTGFGSEIGETLLSHPGVDKIAFTGSTAVGRHAAGVAGQHLKPVTLELGGNAAHIVFEDADVEQAVAAAIKGFVFNTGQFCMGGPRLLVADALYDTILGALAEAVPHVPVGDPFDPATVVGPMAGERHRAKVEQYVEQARADGGRIVTGGGRPDIEGGFFFQPTVIADLPAGSRVIREEIFGPVLTVQRFTSEDEAVALANSTPYGLAAGLQTTNLARAHRVAARLQAGIVWVNDWAMLDPAIPFGGVKDSGFGREYGPESLDAYTRTKSVVISLA
- a CDS encoding STAS domain-containing protein is translated as MLVVQPPATAIPVAPSKREQRTAFDIQVIRPYFGAVMVRIRGALDADSAPQVRSALSTWAHRRFPVLVLDLSEVDFLDAAGLAALGGIQARVVRENATLRIVTGDNRVVRRALSASGLDHALNVSRLPSGWERATEIPSQS
- a CDS encoding sialidase family protein — its product is MNPKNFRRFARRSLPPGAAVAALLAGAGVAVATTFAAGVPVAVPDHPLGGGAACAALVAQQEARGSVNYPASEVEPYVAADPADPRHLVGSAQQDRWNDGGSNGLTNVVSRDGGATWTPAAAQPPFSICGGATAGSPGYFQRTTDPWVSFSADGRVVYSIADSFNADGPAFGGASAILISRSLDGGDHWETPVVARLDTSTQVLNDKETVTADPLLADRAYAVWDQLVSPQSNANPSAYNHAFTYRGPSYFSRTTDRGSTWSTGRIIFDPGQNDQTIGNQIVVPTTGPGRGVLINGFDLITNKGGACLFTHGGQHCHGSSTSTAAVVRSTDGGTTWSRAIGIDTQHVASVTIAGHPVRSSDELPEFAVNPVNGFVYAVWQDSRFSATGAAKIAFAQSADGGLTWGDTIRVDQSPGDTPAFVPQIRVTSDGTIGLSYYDLQNATPARPGLTDAFIAHCHAATSDCGNPANWAVNGQTKLTATPFDFTTAPDAGGYFLGDYSGLAATGPALTAYFGVARPVAVSGASDIFANHAG
- a CDS encoding NAD(P)-dependent alcohol dehydrogenase; protein product: MTTTTAAVVESAGAGFTLGEVALDELRPDEVRVRVVATGVCHTDLGVAAGALPFPLPGVLGHEGAGIVEETGAAVTRVRAGDRVLLSYTSCGGCANCRDGHPAYCETWLPANLLGGQRPDGTTPISRDGTPLGGHFFGQSSFAGHAVADERSVVKVAADAPLDLLAPLGCGIMTGAGAVWNVLAPRPGATLLVTGAGAVGLSAVMAAHLTPSTRIIAVDRVATRLTLAREIGATDTIDTSGEDLAETVGKLTGGRGVDGVIETTGNAGVLGTAIGALAARGTAVVVGAPAFGTTVPVDVNFLLPGRRVVGLTMGDADTQALVPTLAELVAAGRFPIEKLVTHYEFGQIQQAVDDMLTGKTIKPVLRW